A section of the Thermotoga caldifontis AZM44c09 genome encodes:
- the hutI gene encoding imidazolonepropionase encodes MIQLVVGAKKLCTPIGNKPRSGQDMSRLEVFNNVYVSIEDGIIVDISTSKPRDFVRFLEADLVVPGFVDCHTHIPFYGFRENDFLKRVGGATYLQLHSSGGGLFETVEKVRKASERELVRFNLKFLREFLKKGVTTLECKSGYGLDRESELKQLRIIRALSRVVPQDIVATFLGAHAVPKDVDEAEYINQLIDMLDEVRDYTEYVDIFCEVGAFSVESARTFLSKAAEKGFRLRVHADEISNIGASKLAAELKAVSADHLIKVDEEAIDMLSRSGTIAVLMPATSFHLNEAYAPARALIDSNVLVAIASDFNPGSSPTLEPSFVMHLAVRHLKMTPEEVLTGFTLNAACVLNLADRLGTIEVGKQADLLLYDDADLLTLPYLVGLRPRVVIKRGQVFEN; translated from the coding sequence ATGATACAGCTCGTCGTTGGTGCGAAGAAGCTCTGTACACCGATCGGAAACAAACCAAGATCCGGACAGGACATGTCCAGACTCGAGGTCTTCAACAACGTCTATGTTTCAATCGAAGACGGCATCATAGTCGATATTTCCACGTCGAAGCCGAGGGATTTCGTCAGATTCCTCGAAGCGGACCTCGTCGTGCCGGGCTTTGTGGACTGTCACACACACATTCCCTTCTACGGTTTCAGGGAGAACGACTTTCTCAAGCGTGTCGGTGGGGCAACGTATTTGCAGCTCCACAGCTCTGGTGGTGGATTGTTCGAGACTGTGGAGAAGGTCAGAAAAGCTTCGGAGCGTGAACTCGTCAGGTTCAACCTGAAGTTTCTGAGAGAATTTCTGAAAAAAGGTGTCACCACTTTGGAGTGCAAGAGCGGTTACGGGCTCGATAGAGAGAGCGAGCTGAAGCAGTTGAGAATCATCCGTGCGCTTTCGAGAGTGGTTCCACAGGATATCGTCGCCACTTTTCTCGGAGCACACGCGGTTCCAAAGGATGTGGATGAAGCGGAGTACATCAATCAGCTGATAGACATGCTCGATGAGGTCAGAGATTACACAGAATACGTGGACATATTCTGCGAAGTTGGAGCGTTCAGCGTCGAATCGGCGAGGACGTTTCTCAGCAAAGCGGCGGAGAAAGGTTTCAGGTTGCGCGTTCATGCTGACGAGATTTCCAACATCGGGGCGAGCAAGCTCGCGGCCGAGCTGAAGGCCGTTTCCGCAGACCATCTCATAAAAGTTGACGAAGAAGCGATCGACATGCTATCGAGATCGGGCACCATCGCGGTGTTGATGCCCGCGACGAGCTTTCATTTGAACGAGGCCTACGCACCTGCACGTGCGCTCATAGATTCGAACGTTCTTGTGGCGATCGCGAGTGATTTCAACCCTGGCTCGAGTCCAACGCTTGAACCTTCGTTCGTCATGCATCTGGCTGTGAGGCATTTGAAGATGACACCGGAAGAGGTGCTGACCGGTTTCACGTTGAATGCGGCCTGTGTACTGAACCTGGCTGACAGGCTTGGCACGATCGAAGTTGGCAAGCAGGCGGATCTGCTCCTCTACGACGATGCAGATCTTTTGACGCTACCCTACCTGGTCGGTTTGAGACCCAGAGTGGTCATCAAGAGGGGTCAGGTGTTTGAAAATTGA
- a CDS encoding mechanosensitive ion channel family protein, which produces MDVLIQLIKTGITLVVAYIVYRLIYGGILRVTRKLGKEMRMKNTLRTVLLTIILVIALMVVLDIWRVNLVPYLTALGIGGIAVGFAVQEPLSNFMCGLLVIFTGKLLEGDVVEIDGISGTVEVINYNHTVLRTFDGKRVFIPNKQVWSQRLIHYWPTNVRRFELKVSVSYGSDLAKVLEVLKKCLDEEPLVEKSPELANVIVFNGFGASSIDFNVLFWVQRQNYFDAVNSLAQRIKRELESNGITIPFPQLDVHIKERVI; this is translated from the coding sequence ATGGACGTGCTGATCCAGCTGATAAAAACAGGAATAACCCTGGTCGTTGCCTACATCGTCTACAGGCTCATCTATGGAGGAATACTGAGAGTAACACGAAAACTTGGCAAGGAGATGCGTATGAAGAACACGCTTCGAACGGTCCTCCTCACGATCATCCTCGTTATCGCCCTGATGGTCGTACTGGACATCTGGCGCGTCAACTTGGTTCCCTACCTGACTGCGCTCGGGATAGGTGGAATTGCCGTGGGTTTCGCGGTTCAGGAACCACTTTCAAATTTCATGTGCGGCCTGCTCGTGATCTTCACCGGAAAACTTCTCGAGGGAGACGTCGTCGAGATAGACGGTATAAGCGGAACCGTCGAGGTGATAAACTATAACCACACGGTGCTGCGCACCTTCGACGGAAAGCGGGTCTTCATTCCCAACAAGCAGGTGTGGAGTCAGAGACTCATACATTACTGGCCAACGAACGTCAGGAGGTTCGAACTGAAGGTCTCTGTGTCTTACGGAAGCGATCTCGCCAAGGTTCTGGAAGTGCTCAAAAAGTGCCTCGACGAGGAACCACTCGTCGAGAAATCACCTGAGCTGGCCAACGTGATCGTGTTCAATGGTTTTGGCGCTTCATCGATAGACTTCAATGTGCTCTTCTGGGTGCAGCGGCAAAACTACTTCGACGCCGTTAACTCGCTGGCTCAGAGGATAAAGAGGGAACTCGAATCGAACGGTATCACTATACCCTTCCCGCAGCTCGACGTTCACATCAAGGAGCGAGTGATTTGA
- a CDS encoding sulfite exporter TauE/SafE family protein — protein sequence MLYFLVFLSGIASGFLNVVGGGGSLITLPLLTLLGMDLGVANGTNRIAILMQNIAAVRSFYKDKVLPVKLSLLCAIPATVGSILGSYVVVNIPLSLLKKIVGVLLLVMAIFIVLKPSMWSGQKKERLNVPLIVLAFFGIGFYGGFIQAGVGFFFVFFTAVLLGLDLVRNNALKVFIVLLYTPFSLLVFLLNGKVQPLAGLVLGFGSMIGAQFGAKFAVKKGVTWLRYILLATVVVSGISYLT from the coding sequence TTGCTTTACTTTCTCGTCTTCCTTTCGGGTATAGCGTCAGGCTTTCTGAACGTTGTGGGCGGCGGTGGCAGCTTGATAACGTTGCCGTTGCTCACCTTGCTGGGCATGGACCTCGGTGTCGCGAACGGTACGAACAGGATCGCCATTCTGATGCAGAACATAGCCGCTGTGAGGAGCTTTTACAAGGATAAAGTTTTGCCCGTGAAACTGTCTCTGCTGTGCGCGATTCCCGCCACGGTCGGTTCGATCCTTGGAAGCTACGTGGTGGTCAACATTCCCCTGTCTCTTCTGAAGAAGATCGTGGGTGTGTTGCTCCTCGTGATGGCCATCTTCATAGTTTTGAAGCCCTCGATGTGGTCAGGTCAGAAGAAGGAAAGGCTGAACGTTCCGCTCATCGTTCTCGCGTTCTTCGGTATAGGCTTTTACGGTGGATTCATTCAGGCTGGTGTGGGATTCTTCTTCGTGTTCTTCACGGCCGTGCTCTTAGGACTGGACCTTGTGAGGAACAACGCCTTGAAGGTTTTCATCGTTTTGCTCTACACACCGTTTTCTCTTTTAGTTTTCCTTTTGAACGGGAAGGTTCAACCACTGGCCGGTTTGGTTTTGGGCTTCGGTAGCATGATAGGAGCACAGTTCGGTGCTAAATTCGCGGTGAAGAAGGGTGTCACCTGGCTCAGATACATCCTGCTCGCAACGGTTGTGGTCAGTGGCATCAGTTATCTCACCTGA
- a CDS encoding 23S rRNA (pseudouridine(1915)-N(3))-methyltransferase RlmH yields the protein MKIDVWVLGKMKNFAKIAEEYMKMLSRFVDIDLLELGHESIEDESLLRKDAMKVLKMLRDDDYLVLLDEHGTSYDSISFANHLSELLCKRNRIVYLVGGPMGVDESVKARANERLSLSRMTLTHRLAVVVLLEQLFRSFKILNNERYHY from the coding sequence TTGAAAATTGACGTTTGGGTCCTGGGAAAGATGAAGAACTTTGCGAAAATCGCTGAAGAATACATGAAGATGCTCTCCCGATTCGTGGACATCGATCTGCTGGAGCTCGGTCACGAGAGCATCGAGGACGAATCTCTGCTGAGAAAAGATGCCATGAAGGTTCTGAAAATGCTTCGCGACGACGATTACCTCGTGCTTCTCGACGAACACGGTACGAGCTACGACTCGATCTCTTTCGCCAACCATCTTTCTGAGCTTTTGTGTAAGAGAAACAGGATCGTCTATCTGGTGGGCGGGCCCATGGGCGTTGATGAGAGTGTGAAGGCGAGGGCGAACGAAAGACTTTCTCTTTCCAGGATGACGCTGACGCATAGACTGGCGGTTGTGGTGCTTTTAGAACAACTGTTCAGAAGCTTTAAAATCCTGAACAACGAGAGGTATCATTACTGA
- a CDS encoding 3'-5' exonuclease, whose amino-acid sequence MKLKPSEHVFCAMDTETTGTDPMAGDRIVEVAIVPIYKGKIIYRGIYHSLVNPHIRVPAMIEKVHGIGNEELQNAPSMGQVFEKIRSYMTRAIMVFHRAKFDLTFLDFTAKEVGAFLPTVRFLDTYELAELLFKEKKTLSWLAKRYDLPAPTHRALDDAIITAKIFLRMVRELNVDVTEFVRTWSGEEW is encoded by the coding sequence TTGAAACTGAAACCCTCGGAACACGTCTTTTGTGCCATGGACACTGAAACCACAGGAACGGATCCAATGGCAGGCGACCGCATCGTAGAGGTCGCCATCGTACCCATTTACAAAGGAAAGATCATCTACAGGGGCATCTACCACTCACTCGTGAACCCACACATACGAGTTCCGGCGATGATCGAGAAAGTCCACGGTATTGGAAACGAAGAGCTTCAGAATGCACCGAGCATGGGTCAGGTTTTCGAAAAGATTCGCAGCTACATGACCAGAGCCATCATGGTCTTCCATCGTGCGAAGTTCGATCTGACTTTCCTCGATTTCACAGCCAAGGAAGTGGGTGCGTTTCTGCCCACGGTGCGTTTTCTGGACACCTACGAGCTGGCCGAGCTGTTGTTCAAGGAGAAGAAGACCCTGTCGTGGCTGGCGAAACGTTACGATCTACCCGCTCCAACACACCGGGCCCTCGACGATGCGATCATCACCGCAAAGATTTTCCTGAGGATGGTTCGAGAACTGAACGTGGACGTCACTGAATTTGTCAGAACGTGGAGTGGTGAGGAATGGTGA
- a CDS encoding cytidine deaminase, whose translation MSEKELIEKAIEAMRRAYAPYSNFKVGAALLTKSGKVFVGCNVENASFGLSVCAERVAMFTAVAAGETQFEKLVVVANASSPVSPCGACRQVMSEFGDFEVILANTNGDTVKTRVSELLPYAFKLREG comes from the coding sequence ATGAGCGAAAAGGAACTGATCGAAAAGGCGATTGAAGCCATGCGAAGGGCGTATGCACCCTATTCCAACTTCAAGGTTGGTGCAGCTTTACTGACGAAGTCGGGAAAGGTTTTCGTCGGGTGCAACGTTGAGAACGCGTCCTTTGGACTGTCCGTGTGCGCCGAGAGGGTGGCAATGTTCACCGCGGTGGCCGCCGGTGAAACACAGTTTGAGAAACTCGTTGTCGTTGCGAACGCGAGTTCTCCTGTGAGTCCGTGCGGGGCGTGCAGACAGGTGATGAGCGAGTTTGGAGATTTTGAAGTGATACTGGCGAACACGAACGGTGACACCGTGAAGACGAGAGTTTCGGAACTTCTACCGTACGCGTTCAAACTCAGGGAGGGATGA
- the ftcD gene encoding glutamate formimidoyltransferase, with amino-acid sequence MKIVESAPNFSEGRREEVVREIIAQAEGIKDVWILDWSMDADHNRSVVTLVGAPEPLLEALFRMTKKAAEIIDMRVHKGEHPRMGATDVIPLVPVMNVTMEECVELSKKLGKRIGEELKIPVFLYERSATAPHRENLADIRKGEFEGFFEKIKDPMWKPDFGPDEVHPTAGVTAVGAREFLIAFNVNLGTTRIEVAEKIAKAVRHISGGYRYVKAIAVDLKEKGMVQVSMNMTNYKKSPLFRVFETIKREAERYGVPVVGTEIIGMVPLQAMLDVAQFYLQLDDFNANRIIETKIIEILANKLKEVGQ; translated from the coding sequence GTGAAGATAGTGGAGTCTGCTCCAAACTTCAGCGAAGGAAGAAGGGAAGAAGTCGTTCGAGAGATAATCGCTCAGGCAGAGGGTATTAAAGACGTCTGGATTTTAGATTGGTCGATGGATGCGGATCACAACAGATCCGTAGTGACGCTGGTCGGTGCGCCAGAACCGCTCCTCGAGGCCCTGTTCAGGATGACGAAGAAAGCCGCAGAAATCATCGATATGAGAGTGCATAAAGGAGAGCACCCGAGGATGGGGGCAACGGACGTCATCCCGCTGGTGCCCGTCATGAACGTCACGATGGAGGAATGTGTTGAGCTTTCGAAGAAGCTCGGTAAGAGAATTGGGGAAGAGCTGAAGATACCTGTGTTTTTGTACGAAAGGTCCGCGACGGCTCCGCACAGAGAGAATCTTGCGGACATCAGGAAGGGTGAGTTCGAAGGCTTCTTTGAAAAGATAAAAGATCCCATGTGGAAGCCAGACTTTGGTCCGGATGAGGTGCATCCAACGGCGGGTGTGACCGCTGTGGGAGCGAGGGAGTTTCTGATAGCCTTCAACGTGAACCTTGGGACGACGAGAATAGAGGTTGCAGAGAAGATAGCAAAGGCTGTGAGGCACATAAGCGGTGGCTACAGATACGTCAAGGCGATCGCCGTTGATCTGAAAGAGAAGGGTATGGTGCAGGTATCCATGAACATGACGAACTACAAGAAGAGTCCTCTCTTCAGAGTTTTCGAGACGATAAAGCGCGAAGCAGAGAGATACGGCGTGCCAGTCGTCGGTACGGAGATCATCGGCATGGTGCCACTACAAGCGATGCTGGACGTCGCGCAATTTTATCTGCAGCTCGATGATTTCAATGCGAACAGGATCATAGAGACCAAGATCATCGAGATCCTCGCGAACAAGTTGAAAGAGGTGGGTCAATGA
- a CDS encoding hemolysin family protein: protein MEDPYSSFLQLLVMILLLALSAVFSASETALTSLSRLKLIKKNEQESIHRVNRMLTAVLIMNNFVNLMLSSVATLLFVRLFRNFNEGLVAVIGTIFVTFVVLVVGEISPKIYAREYAEQVYQRVDALLRLLDRLLSPLISPLLRISNLVVQLMGGKAMEDAPFITSEDIINAVNVGTEGGTIGKQEGMIVEQTFKMSETDIKEIMTPRVDVVAINENATVEEFFKLVNEEGYSRIPVFREDIDDIVGICYVKDAVTLVEQLGWDVARNKKVSEIMREPIFVPDTMKVSTLLKIFKEKKMHMAIVVDEFGGTAGIVTLEDILEELVGEIMDEYDYDETSNIRKVSENSYMVKGTTPLNDIERELDVEFPPTEHETLAGYLLEQFQRIPSVGEELDVNGFHFKIVAATKSKIDRVLMTIKRREADERKGTDRKGD from the coding sequence GTGGAAGACCCGTACAGTAGTTTCTTGCAACTGCTCGTAATGATCTTGCTTTTGGCGCTTTCGGCAGTTTTCTCCGCATCGGAAACGGCGCTCACGTCGTTGAGCAGGCTGAAACTGATCAAGAAAAACGAGCAGGAATCGATCCATCGAGTGAACAGAATGCTCACAGCGGTTCTGATCATGAACAATTTCGTGAACCTCATGCTCTCGTCGGTGGCAACGTTGCTCTTCGTGAGACTGTTCAGAAACTTCAACGAGGGACTCGTCGCGGTGATCGGAACGATTTTCGTCACCTTCGTTGTGCTCGTCGTGGGTGAAATATCACCGAAGATTTACGCCAGGGAGTACGCAGAACAGGTTTATCAGCGGGTGGATGCGCTGTTGCGCTTGCTGGATCGGCTTCTGTCTCCTTTGATCAGTCCGTTGCTGCGCATCAGCAACCTTGTGGTCCAACTGATGGGTGGAAAGGCCATGGAGGATGCGCCTTTCATAACGAGCGAGGACATAATCAACGCGGTGAATGTGGGGACAGAGGGTGGTACGATCGGTAAGCAGGAAGGCATGATCGTGGAGCAGACCTTCAAGATGAGCGAGACTGACATAAAGGAGATCATGACACCCAGGGTGGATGTCGTGGCCATAAACGAAAACGCAACGGTAGAGGAATTCTTCAAACTCGTGAACGAGGAAGGTTACTCTCGAATCCCCGTTTTCAGGGAAGACATCGACGACATAGTGGGTATCTGCTACGTCAAGGACGCCGTCACCCTGGTGGAACAGCTGGGCTGGGACGTGGCGAGGAACAAAAAGGTTTCCGAGATCATGAGAGAACCCATTTTCGTTCCCGATACCATGAAAGTCAGCACGCTGTTGAAGATATTCAAGGAGAAAAAGATGCACATGGCGATCGTGGTGGACGAGTTCGGTGGCACCGCTGGTATAGTGACCCTGGAAGACATCCTCGAGGAGCTCGTCGGTGAGATCATGGACGAATACGACTACGACGAGACCAGCAACATCAGGAAGGTTTCGGAAAACAGTTACATGGTGAAGGGTACGACGCCCCTGAACGATATCGAAAGAGAGCTCGACGTTGAGTTCCCGCCCACCGAGCACGAAACACTCGCTGGCTATCTGCTTGAACAGTTCCAGAGGATTCCGAGCGTGGGGGAAGAACTGGATGTGAATGGTTTTCACTTCAAGATCGTTGCGGCAACGAAGAGTAAGATAGACAGAGTCCTGATGACAATAAAAAGGAGAGAAGCGGATGAGCGAAAAGGAACTGATCGAAAAGGCGATTGA
- the era gene encoding GTPase Era, with the protein MKSGFVTVVGRPNVGKSSLINSFMGRKVLIVTKKPQTTRNRIRCVYTDAEHQIIFIDTPGIHKPLHRLGHFMVEAAVQAMKGVDLILFVVDATKGFGEPEEQIIGLLRASKNRSFLVINKIDLAEDYEHLAELGRQKYDFEKTFFTSVVKNEGVQELFEAIKAAMPEGPMYFPPDTVTDRPLSFQFAEIIREKVLLLTRDEVPHCVAVIVDEITERDNGVLYVAATIYVERDSQKGILIGKDGRMIKQIGTLSRIEMEQLVGKKIYLDLHVKVKKNWRDKDFIILNEVGMKDDLQ; encoded by the coding sequence TTGAAATCCGGTTTCGTAACAGTCGTCGGAAGGCCGAACGTGGGTAAGTCGAGTCTGATAAACAGTTTCATGGGAAGGAAGGTCCTCATCGTCACAAAAAAGCCACAGACCACACGCAACCGTATACGTTGTGTCTATACAGACGCAGAACATCAGATAATCTTCATCGACACACCGGGCATCCACAAACCTCTGCACAGACTGGGACATTTCATGGTGGAAGCTGCCGTGCAGGCGATGAAAGGGGTAGATCTGATACTCTTCGTCGTGGATGCCACGAAAGGTTTTGGAGAACCTGAAGAGCAAATAATAGGCCTGTTGAGGGCATCCAAGAATAGAAGCTTTCTGGTGATCAACAAGATAGACCTTGCAGAGGACTACGAGCATCTGGCAGAGCTGGGCCGTCAGAAGTACGATTTCGAAAAGACCTTCTTCACCAGCGTCGTTAAGAATGAGGGCGTGCAGGAACTGTTCGAAGCCATAAAGGCCGCCATGCCGGAAGGACCCATGTACTTTCCACCGGACACCGTGACCGATCGTCCGTTGTCTTTCCAGTTCGCCGAGATCATAAGAGAGAAGGTGCTCCTGCTCACCAGAGACGAAGTGCCACACTGCGTTGCGGTGATCGTGGATGAGATAACAGAGCGCGATAACGGAGTGTTGTACGTCGCCGCGACCATCTACGTCGAGAGGGATTCGCAGAAGGGAATACTCATCGGCAAAGATGGCAGGATGATAAAACAGATCGGCACGCTCTCCAGGATCGAAATGGAACAGCTGGTCGGAAAGAAGATCTATCTCGATCTGCACGTGAAGGTCAAGAAGAACTGGAGGGACAAAGATTTCATAATACTGAACGAGGTAGGCATGAAAGACGATCTCCAGTGA
- a CDS encoding ABC transporter ATP-binding protein: protein MGNIVIETRDLVKNFGKVRAVDNLNLKVFQGEIYGFLGPNGAGKTTTIRLLTGTLKPSSGSIRVLGMDMQKAEIEIKRSIGVVPDEPRMYSSLRGYEFLNFVIEIFGLDKKSMRERIEELCSAFGIDYLDKFIADMSHGMKQKLMLVSVLVRKPRVIFLDEPTVGLDARSAKILKLLLAKYASEGCTIFMTTHVLEIAEKMCSRIGIIDKGSLIAEGTMDELRKLVRDNVASLEDVFLRLTATEEDILQIVKEL, encoded by the coding sequence ATGGGGAACATCGTCATAGAGACCAGGGATCTGGTGAAGAACTTCGGAAAGGTCCGTGCCGTGGACAATCTGAACCTGAAAGTCTTTCAGGGTGAAATCTACGGCTTTCTCGGTCCGAACGGTGCGGGAAAGACCACGACGATCAGATTGCTGACCGGAACGCTCAAACCTTCCTCCGGTTCCATTCGCGTGCTCGGTATGGACATGCAGAAAGCTGAAATAGAGATCAAAAGGTCCATCGGAGTCGTCCCAGACGAACCAAGGATGTATTCGAGCCTGCGGGGTTACGAGTTTTTGAACTTCGTGATCGAGATCTTCGGCTTGGACAAAAAATCGATGCGCGAGAGAATAGAAGAACTTTGCTCGGCATTCGGGATAGATTATCTGGACAAGTTCATCGCCGATATGTCCCACGGAATGAAACAGAAGTTGATGCTGGTCAGTGTCTTGGTGCGAAAACCGAGGGTGATCTTTCTGGACGAACCGACCGTTGGTCTGGACGCCAGGTCCGCAAAGATTCTGAAGCTGTTACTCGCAAAGTATGCGTCGGAGGGCTGCACCATTTTCATGACCACACACGTGCTGGAGATAGCCGAGAAGATGTGTTCTCGCATCGGTATCATAGATAAAGGCTCTTTGATCGCCGAAGGTACGATGGATGAACTGAGGAAGCTTGTAAGAGACAATGTGGCAAGCCTGGAAGACGTGTTCCTGCGTCTTACCGCAACGGAAGAGGACATACTGCAGATCGTGAAGGAACTGTGA
- a CDS encoding PhoH family protein: MVKNYVLDTNVLIHDPESIYNFEDNNVIIPLPVLEELDSLKRRNDSIGRSARHVVRELDALRQMGDLSKGVKLKNGGTLTVMSLTNLREDFVEYFKSKYIDNWILAYVVRIKRTSSIPTILVTKDISLRVKASALNIQAQDYLTDRSNLALLPDGYRMVEENVSEGQTVNNFRENEYLKSPTGYFKVKEGRATRLSLDLSSTVWGIQPLNEEQLYAMDAMMDDSIALVTMVGSAGTGKTLIALACALEKTVNQKRYRRIIVARPLIPMGKDVGYLPGSLEEKLEPWMQPIMDNLEFLFDRVGMSLKEFLKKGIMEIEALSFIRGRTIPNQFVIIDEAQNLTPHEVKTILTRVGNNTKIVLTGDPYQIDTPYLDKDSNGLVYAASRLIGNPLVAHVTLKRGVRSPLASLAAERL; encoded by the coding sequence ATGGTGAAGAATTACGTGCTGGACACGAACGTTCTCATCCACGACCCTGAGAGTATCTACAACTTCGAGGACAACAACGTTATCATACCTCTGCCGGTGCTGGAGGAACTCGACTCACTCAAACGTCGAAACGATTCGATCGGTAGATCCGCAAGACACGTGGTCAGAGAACTCGACGCACTCAGGCAGATGGGCGATCTCTCGAAAGGCGTGAAGCTGAAAAACGGTGGAACGCTCACAGTCATGAGTCTGACCAACCTGAGGGAAGACTTCGTCGAGTACTTCAAATCGAAGTACATAGACAACTGGATCCTGGCGTACGTCGTACGGATCAAAAGAACCAGTTCCATTCCCACGATCTTAGTGACGAAGGATATCAGCTTGAGGGTGAAGGCATCCGCACTCAACATCCAAGCGCAGGATTATCTGACGGACAGATCCAACCTTGCCCTGCTTCCGGACGGATACAGGATGGTTGAAGAGAACGTTTCTGAAGGTCAGACTGTCAACAATTTCCGTGAGAACGAATACCTCAAAAGCCCAACCGGATACTTCAAGGTGAAGGAAGGAAGGGCGACAAGACTGTCTCTGGACCTTTCCAGCACGGTCTGGGGTATACAACCTCTGAACGAAGAACAGCTCTACGCGATGGACGCCATGATGGATGACAGCATCGCTCTGGTGACGATGGTCGGCTCAGCGGGTACAGGGAAAACACTGATCGCACTCGCCTGCGCCTTAGAAAAGACCGTGAACCAGAAGAGGTACCGCCGCATCATCGTTGCCCGCCCGCTGATTCCTATGGGAAAGGATGTGGGCTATCTCCCAGGCTCGCTGGAAGAGAAACTCGAGCCGTGGATGCAACCAATCATGGACAATCTGGAATTTCTGTTCGATCGTGTGGGAATGAGTCTGAAAGAGTTTTTGAAGAAGGGCATCATGGAGATAGAGGCACTCAGTTTCATAAGGGGAAGAACCATCCCGAACCAGTTCGTGATCATAGATGAAGCACAGAACCTGACGCCACACGAAGTGAAAACGATCCTCACAAGGGTTGGAAACAACACGAAGATCGTGCTGACGGGAGACCCTTACCAGATCGATACGCCTTATCTGGACAAAGACAGCAACGGTCTCGTCTACGCAGCTTCGAGACTGATAGGAAACCCGCTGGTGGCACACGTGACACTGAAGCGAGGCGTGAGGTCCCCACTCGCGAGTCTGGCTGCGGAAAGGCTGTAG
- a CDS encoding M42 family metallopeptidase gives MVESLIELCSIPGVSGREELVRQHLIEKLDVPYRVDNVGNLIVEIGEGDETIALMAHMDEIGLVITGVNSDGTLNFRKIGGFDDKILAGSHLQIVTESGILEGVIGITPPHLSGQQATENLRIDIGCKSKQEAEALGVKVLDYAVFKKHASVLNREFFSMRSIDDRFGCLAMLEVLNRVKNEKLRKRVYFVWTVQEEIGLKGAKAFVANHKVDVCYAIDSFACCSALTGDVAPGKGPVLRMLDNSAFASFDLMKHVLQVAEKNNIPVQVGVTGGGTDGSVAMEFGAKMVPVTLAVRYLHTPAEYISITDLVNLIDLLTFLILENR, from the coding sequence ATGGTGGAGAGTTTGATCGAGCTCTGTTCGATCCCCGGAGTGTCCGGCAGAGAAGAACTGGTCCGCCAACATCTGATCGAGAAACTGGATGTTCCTTACCGGGTGGACAACGTTGGCAACCTGATCGTTGAGATCGGTGAAGGCGATGAAACGATCGCGCTGATGGCACACATGGACGAGATTGGCCTGGTGATAACCGGTGTGAACAGCGACGGCACTTTGAACTTCAGAAAGATAGGCGGATTCGATGACAAGATCCTCGCTGGTTCTCACCTGCAGATCGTGACCGAATCGGGCATCCTGGAAGGCGTGATCGGCATCACACCGCCACACCTGTCAGGTCAACAGGCGACGGAGAATTTGAGAATAGATATAGGCTGCAAGAGCAAGCAGGAAGCCGAAGCGCTGGGAGTTAAAGTGTTGGACTACGCCGTGTTCAAGAAACATGCGAGCGTTCTGAATCGCGAATTTTTCTCCATGAGATCGATCGATGACAGGTTCGGCTGCTTAGCCATGCTCGAAGTTTTGAACAGGGTAAAGAACGAGAAGCTCAGAAAGAGAGTTTACTTCGTCTGGACAGTCCAGGAGGAGATAGGACTCAAAGGCGCGAAAGCGTTTGTGGCGAATCACAAAGTGGACGTCTGTTACGCTATCGATTCGTTCGCGTGCTGTTCAGCACTGACTGGGGATGTCGCACCGGGAAAAGGACCGGTCCTCAGAATGCTTGATAACAGCGCGTTCGCGAGCTTCGATTTGATGAAACATGTGCTTCAGGTAGCTGAGAAAAACAACATCCCCGTGCAGGTGGGAGTAACGGGTGGGGGCACCGATGGATCGGTCGCCATGGAATTCGGTGCGAAAATGGTTCCTGTGACCCTCGCGGTGAGATATCTGCACACGCCCGCTGAGTACATTTCCATCACCGATCTGGTCAATCTCATAGACCTTTTGACGTTTCTCATTTTGGAAAATCGGTGA